CCTTTAATAAAACGGTCACCCACTTACTGGTTAGCATTGTGTTCTATGACACTCATTGTCTTGTGGATTTTAGTTGGACTGTATGTGATCTCACTTAAAGTGCACATAAAGGGCAAGTAGATTtagacagtggtccccaactttttggatgTCATGGACCAGTGAACTTAAAAGACTCCGGACCaagcatgcgcggggagctgtgtgtcactcaaaaacaatgaaacttcccccagatgaggtcttgatgccagaacccacccactctcccatcgtgtccagagacacaaaccagagccgcggaccaccaaaaagTTTCTCATTcaccaccagtggtccacggaTCACCAGTTGGGGACAGCTGGTCTGCGTGCTCTCACGGCCCAGCTGTCAGGATTGGGGACCCCTGGATATAGAGACTTCAGACAGTGCTACGTAGCTTAATACCCTGTTTAATGATTATAATTGCCCTGAGACACAGAACTCCATCTAGTGCCTGTTCTGCAAACCtttctaattaataaaataatacaaatttaaatgagTAGACCTAAAAAAAGTGTAAGGCATGAATGAATTTAAACACTATACCAATATCATCActatactaaaatattaataaacaaaatgaataataataatattactttattattagtattacttaCTTGGcatattaaaattcattttagtTTCCCTTAAATGCTACAACCTCTGTGTTTTTTACGCATTTCTCCAGATTTGCTGATTCACAATGCTGACTGGTGGGCAGTATTGCTTCTGCTGGTGACAACAGTCCCTCTCGTTCCCACTATTGTTCTAATTTGAGGGGTCGGCTGAGGATTTAGAAAAGGAGCCTGCCAGAAATTAAATTGCTGCCGCTGTACGAGTGTCATGAGTAAACCCTTTAGTAAAGTATATGTATACCCAATCTCTAAAATCTCctaaaaaatgtaccattttcGTGTAATTTCAAGAGTCATtctcaatattttatgtttgcagttttcattaaaatataacttAAGGACTTAGTAAGGGCACTGCTCTGATAATGCTCTGTCCTTTTcccattccaaatataaaatatatatattgcctttatTGGACTCTTGAGCCCTATGCTGCCCATTTATAGACAGAAACCCGTAACATTTTTTTTGATCCTTGTGATAGGAGGGCATTACCTCCAGCAAGTAATATTGTGTACTGCTGACATTTGATAGGTTCTATTCAAGTATGTAAAGTCTATTGattacatagaaaaatataataatctttCAGCATACAAACCACACCTTTGTTTGTCCCGTACAAAGTTCAGTCTGGCATTATAAATGTCTCCATCATGATGATGTGGAGTTCTGCTTTCAGATCTTACGTGACcatacaataaaactgtaatatcTTTTTgacaaatgttattttcattgttatattttacagataaagTCCACCAATTGTATAAAGCGCTTTAGTCTACAATTCATAGTCCTCCTTACCTACCCCCATACTTTCTCTTTTCCTACCTAAGTAGATCTAAATCCTAACTGcatgagttttatttttcttcagaaCTTTGCATTGTAATATAAGTGCCTTATTCAGCCACTTCCTGAAAGCATACTTTCACACCAGCGATGGCCACACGTCTTTGCTCCATGGCATTGCCAACAGTGATCTGTTGAcataaaactgtatcctctccagccttggggaactttaataaatcaggcccatcgtctTGTTTTCTAAGCAAAAAATGTTGAGTATGGTGGCTGCCATTGCTATTCTCCTTCTAGAAATTGTAAACAGGTgcaaatcaggtgacgtagcccgctgtaaaaggagaaaaaaagagagcaaatcttactgcgcatgcgtgagttcATCAGCAtacacagaaagagcagccaagagcctcccggatgcatgacgtaggtattctgggaggGTCTGCTCCCATTTGCCGCGACAATCAAGAcataaaggggcggtgctgcatttttttttgggggggggggggttgcacttaaaaagtcagatttttactttatataaaagacttttatgtaaattaaaaatgttgagtttaggtttgctttaattggTTGCCAATCTCAGCTTCAATATACAAATCACAAATCTTTATCTGTAAAACTGTTCTGGTTCAGGGTATCCAAATCACATAAACATAAATGTCAAGCTATTTACATAGAGAAGTGTTAAATGTATGAAAGCAAGAACAACTTTAACCCCTATAACATATACAGGAAGTATTATATCTCAGAAATATTTATGTCTGCTATACTATGAAGATTGCACAGCTCTCCGATTCCTTGTATGGTATGTGGAATCATCTGATTTTATCTGGAAAGTGAAACATATGCAGCGGGCACTTCTATTCCTGCCGAAGACATTTTTTCTCACACTCAATAAAATTACTATATTTGGTTTTAGGATtccaaaaaagcacaaaattatataacattattttgtgaaaaatacCAAAGAAggttaaattgaataaattgttATCAAATCTATCAAACctaaaaattgtgcaaaaaaactgTTGATACCCATAATTAATCAAAGGTTGCTCTTTAATAGGACATAagttaaacataaacatttaccaTAGAATTTTGCTTGTTAGTGTCCTCAGAGATACCCAACTTGTTTTATGCTATTATGTACATGCGTGCATCGTAGGGGTATGGATGTTTATGTATGGGGGCAGGGGTATGGAATCccattaatatttgcttttttattttattaaatgttattatttttttttacctaacttcACTTCCTATTGTTAATATCACCAGTGGGCTGATAAGCCGCCTCTGTGATATTTTTTTGTGCAGTGACATTTTCTCTTTATGAACCCATCAGATATCTATTAGACCCCTTCACTTTTCCTTTACAGATAAagtattaaaagtattattagtACGCAATCTATTGTCTGTACATGCAAGTCTAGCTGTAATGTGACAGCTGTGAACCTGGAAATGCTCATAGCAGATCGCCTTCATGATCAATGTACAGAGGAGTTACGAGGCATGTGATCTTACTTCCCTGCTTTCTGCCAGACACCTTAGAGTTAATGTTTTTGGTCTGGAATAGCAAGAATTATTATTCTGCCTGAAGTTACAACACAGACTGGAGCACAGGGACATATTGTATACAACCTTACAgcaaatttttcttgttttattgttttacatttctaatgCCATGACACATAGTACAGGTTAACAGCAAAAAGCCCAGAAGCCCAGATGAGGAAATATGTATGAAGTCTGTTAGACCTTGTACCAGAGTGTGACTTACTAAACAGCCATAACTCTCCGCTCCTTTTCTCTGTAATACAAGCCTGGGTGAGGATATGTATGAAAGGTGGAGCTGTTACTCAGTCAGCACAGACCACTGGAATGTGCGAGCAGTTTTTGtattagaaaatttaaaaatgattttagggtAATATTGAGTCCTAATAATATTACATGTGGGGGTACAGGAATATACTGCATGGTGCTGTGACAACTTGCAGAAAATGCTGCAGTCTTTTATAGGTTTTCATACATTGAGATTTCTTTGACAAGCCATTAAAATGAGCTGTCTTAATGCAGGGGGGATAAGTTGTGCTGTAAGTGGTGTTTTTATGGCAAGAATAACAGTTGGAAACCACATAGCATATACAGAAGTTTTACAGCACAGGAATGTTTATACCTGTAAGTTCTCAGATTCCTTGTATGGTATGTAAAATGATCTGACTTTATCTTGAAAGggatttttcttttgcttcttttattgttttttaactgcTTCCTGCCAGGTAGAACTCATTATCTACAACATCACACAGGTTGTGTTTTATTGTATACAGTAGAGTCATTATAATACTGAACAGATCTGCATATCCAACTCCAGGagctttattctttattttaggatTGTGGACAAAGCCATGAATATTTTTCCCTGTTGTGCCGTGCACCTAGAACTGTAATATTATAGTACAAATAGAGCCTAATAACATACAGAGATTTATTATAGATTTCATACAGCGGTTTCTCTATGAGTTGTATATATTAGCAGtgaagaaaatgaacaaaattgcAAACACAGAACGTACCTAgaacaaatgtaatacaaaacatGTGCAGCGCACAGCACAAACATGCACAAAACAGTGTGTACACAACTCATATCACAGAGCATACacagcaaacacaaaataaagcatACACAGTTTACAGCACAGTATATACACAACTAGGAGCCAACACCGCTAATAgaacatacacaacacaaagcGTATATAGCATAGAACATACACAGCACAAAACATACACAGAACTCAGAGCATACACAGATTAACACATGGCATGCATTGTGGTTCCCCTTATTCTGAATGGCATCACAAGGCACAAAAACAATGCATCAATGAGggctacatttattttaatgcaacatgGGAATTTCAACACGCGCATCAATGCACCTCAAAAATCCTGTCTCTAATTTAATAACCTTTAGTATGTTGAAGCATtatgtttgaaaaacaatttgatttttaataaaccaCTTTTCACATTTATTGCATCTTAGTGCATCAGATCTCTAGCAACCACTTCCTTTCTACATGCTGTACAGCCAAGGTGGCATGGCAATTCTCAGTAAAGGTTACATGATGACAGCAGCGACCCCTCTGCctgtgtaatttttattgaaatagaaAGCTTGTTTGACAACGTGACAATGCAGGTGCAGTTTTGGaagacagagcgttgtcacctgaTTAATAGAAAGTTCCTGAACTTAGACCTTCTAGGAATGATCACTGGTTATTATTTAATGAGCTGCATATGGAATCATAGTACAGCAAGTATGCAAAAATGTACACGTTCCATAAACACGACTTTAAGTTCcaccttacaataaaaaaaataataataattcagtatTGTGTGCACAGAAAATAACTACAACTTACCTGGAAATATGtgggtttagttttgttttaccctagaacttttatccaaaatttacaAGAAAGTTCATTTACACATATGTTAattaaatcctatttaaaaaatgtgggtAAATGTTTGGGTGAATTTTGGGAGAAATCTTTAATAAACCCCAGTATTCAGTTTCCCTTCGTTACATCTTTCTTAGAGTTCTTCCAAGATTGGAATaggcactttttcttttattttatagtaatgtaatctttttatttcattttaggtaACAACAGTTTCGAtccaaaaaccttttttattccCGAAGGTTTTGATGATGAATTTGAAGAATTTCCAGAAGATGCAATCGATAACTTGGATGATTTTGCAGATGATACAGTGGATGCATCTGGAGAAGAATCAGGATCGGAGCCCACACTTCCTCGCACCCGTAGTATAGTAAAAGAAGGAAGAAACAATGTTACAAAGCAGGTTCATCTGTATTTGACAAGCCCGTTTTTGACCAGATTTGTGCCGTCGGTGTACACCTTGGTATTCATTGTGGCGCTTCCTCTAAATGTCATGGCAGTCATAATATTCTTGTTTAAAATGAAGGTCAGGAAGCCAGCTATTGTCTACATGCTGAACCTTGCCGTGGCTGACGTCCTCTTCGTCAGTCTTCTACCTTTCAACATTGCATACCGATTTGCAGGAAACGATTGGTACTTTGGACCTGGAATGTGTCGATTTGTCACTGTAGCATTTTACTTTAACATGTACTGCTCCATCCTGCTTATGACAAGTATAAGCGTGGACCGGTTCCTGGCAGTCGTTTATCCAATGCATTCGCTTTCATGGCGCACAATGAGTAGAGCCTGGATGGTCTGCATCCTTATCTGGATCGTGTCCATTGCAAGCAGCACTCCTCTTTTTATGATTGAGCAGACTAAACACATTGCCTTGCTTGGAATCACCACCTGCCATGATGTACAAGACCTGAAGGACCTCCGGGGATTTTACCTGTACTATTTTACCACTTTCATCATGGTTTTCTTTGTGTTACCGCTAATCATTACAACTATCTGTTATATCAGCATTATTTGTACCTTAAGCAGTTCAAGCATCGAAAACTCGTGTAAGAAAACCCGAGCCTTAATCTTGGCCATCGTGGTGCTTTGTGTTTTCATCATATGCTTTGGGCCGAGCAATATCCTCTTCCTAATACATTACTTGTACTTCAGCCATGGAGACAACCAGTGTCTGTACTTTGTCTATATTGTGTGTGCCTGCATTAGCAGTGTCAATTGCTGTCTGGACCCCATTATATATTACTATGGCTCCAGCCAGTGTCAGAAGTATTTGTATAGTTTGGTGTGTTGTAAGAAGTTGGACGATCCTATAAGCAGCAGTGCTCACCTAATGAGCAATGCAAGTAAAAATGAGACGGGTGTCAGCACTGCAAAAAATAGTGTCTACCGTAAACTTCTGACCTAAATGTTACATATTATTATGAACCATTGTAGACTTGCACTTTTCTTTAAGCACAGTATGACTTGCTTCATGTCCTGTGACTGTGCTGCTTGGGCTGGTCCTTACAGATCCAATGATTTCAGATATGTTTAACAAACGTTATTCAAACAAGTTTACACACAAGATTAACGTATGACTATGAAAGTGAAGGAAGGACTTTAAATTTCATTTACTTATTATAATCACTGTCATTCCCAATACCCTAGTAAAATTATAGGGGTGACAGTGTGAGGTAGCCGGCCCACAATATAGGCCATGGTCTCAATACTTTCCATTTGTACAAATTGCTTCAAAGGGTTTAATTATTGCTATTAACCTTAATATAGTGggtacatattacacagcactgtacataaagtTGGGGTTATAAATGACAGACCTCCATATTAGACAAGTGataacaataacacaggaggtggagaggaccctgccaatagagcttacaatctaatgggtGGGGTAAAGTACAACACAGAACATTGTGTTTTGGTTCTGACTTTGGACCTCCTAAGGAACACCTATGTGAATATTTGCACAGGACTTCCAGCTTGCTAAATTTCCTGTTTTGTTAGAGATAAGAACCCCAACTACTGTATGTATAAGCATTGAGACAATTGAGAATAGAGGCATAGATAAAGGGACAAAACTGTCAGCTACATCCCAAAACTTACCTCATTTTAGAACTCACTCTTTGGATACAAGGCTAATGAACATAtccaatttttatttctaaaaacagaACTTAATAACATGTTGTTCATAACATGATGGGGATTCATGTATATATAGTACATGGAACGCGGATAACCTGCAGAATTGTATGAGGGTAATTTGAGAATATTAAAAGTGAGgctatttttaaaattcaaaccACTTGAGATTATTATATGTTAACATATTGCATGATTTagttaaaaaagcataaaaactgcTCTAGTGGTTCCTCTTTGGCCATGGTAAAGATTACATGAACTTGACCACGAGGAGATACTGGCTGTGCCAGGCCAATGGAGTCTACAGAAAGTATATTGCTTTCAAGCAGACATTCCGTCTGATAAACTTGTAGTAACAATAAAAGATTGCTGGTCTCATCTAAATActctataaatataatacaaaatagaaatagaaacaaGTTTTTCAACAAATGATTAAAAGTAATTTCTATTACATGTAAGTTTATGAACATTTAAAGACTGTGGTCCCTCTTtgagttttaataatattttactaaaagatTACGGATTTGGTGGAACTCATAGGAAAGAATAGATGGCTATGTAGTGTACATTGTGTGATGGAACTGATTTGACATTAACAGATATCTGCTTACATactgaaatagaaagaaaaataagttCATTATGATATACTAATAGTGGTTgatgacaaaaacaaatttatggaAATTATTCTTCTTTACTAAACCAAACCATGAAAGATGCTATAATGTCTGCATGTACCGTGGGCAGCTTGTTGACCATTCCATAGAACTTGTTAGATGAATTATTGACTTGAAATATTATATCTTTACAGTATACATAGCagttaccaaaaaataaatgttcagcaATGTTGCTgttactaatacttttttttaatgttctcattAGTGTGAAAGTAGATAGTAAGCTTTGCCAACCTTGCAGATTTCCAGCATAAGGTCAGAAGTATCACCAGTAACAATGGAGTTATAAGTTGTTTGTGAGCCCCCATTTGGCAATCCAGCTCATTGTCACTATACATATTATATCGTTGGTAAACTGTAAGGGCTGCCACTCTCTCCTGAATTTTTATCatcactttttattaataaatccaGCACAGAATACATGTTAAGGTATTCATTTTAATCTAGAAAACAAGTTATTATTTATACAAGACATCTGCTTTTGGCAGTCAATAAAGATTTGTGCctaaccagaaactacattttCTGTACAAGCCTCCATTATTTACTATAATCCTATATCTCAATCTGTTTGTCATATTCTAATCATTCCCCCAATCATAGGGCTAGTACAAGGGTgggtaaaacaatgtttttgccaAACCTATTTAGTCCATTCTAGGAACCCTTTTTATGGACTTTGGAATGTTATTTTGAACACCATTAAAAATCTGAATTGTTCTCCTTAATCACAAATAGCTATGATGAATGCAAATGTTAAACACAGCTATTCTGAAAATCCTTATGAGTTTATAAATCTGTGCTCTGACTGTATATGAAAGTTTACATATTGTACCTCATGTTCTTTCTTCATAACTTTCCATTAGAATTCTTTatgaataaacagaataaatataatgTGATATGTTTGAGTGTCTCTTAGGGAGCGTATATGTTTCAATGTctctttttctaaatattattgtGTAAAATGTATCTAGTGAGGCTGTGTAATGTGAGCTATGTGATACAGTGGCCAGGGACTAAATGACGGAAATTCCTCTATATGTTATGGttgttaaagaaaaatagaaatctcAAACCACATATTGTAGCTCACAGTAGATATTTATCTTATATATGCGTAGTTGTAACTTGATGTTTGTGCTGTTATTTCCTCTTTGTTATAAACATATCACTGTATAGAGAATATCTATAGCTCATCCATACTTTATGTACGCTCCCAATGATGGTAATATGTTGATATTAGGTGTAGATTTTAGGAAGGTCCACTTTCTGAGCTGGTCTCAGTGGTACAAGTTTTAAAGCTGGCTTGATTTGAGGTATTATAGCAGCCTAGTTATGATATGAAATGTATTATCATTAAATTATCAAATCATATGCTCAGTGATTGTTATCCTTACCATAAAGTGGTTTAATTGGGATGACATGATATACAATTTTATCTCCATTTGCTGCTTTCTGTTTCCTGTTTTGTTATTGTATAAAGTAATGTACACAACAGTTGCACTTTCTACAGAATTTAATAAAAGCATTCTAAACATGAACATTTATTAACCATGGTAGATGTAAACCATAACTTCATGACACTTAGTTTAAACCGTTTTTACCACTTTTCATCCTTTGCTCTTTAGTGCTATTAATTTGCAGCTACCTCTTTGCAGCCACATCTTGCctacaaacacaaaaagtaatacaGCAATGTCTGTGCTTGTGTGCTGGCGTGGCTGCTTATAGTTTTACGTGAAAGTGAAGATGAAGGATACGCTAACAGGTAAACAATAAATCTGGCTTTTGTCTACTGGATGCAGATACAACCTCATGCCCTAATGAAAACCCCACTGACCTGTTGTTTTTGGTAAGGTCAAAAATTTTC
This Pyxicephalus adspersus chromosome 6, UCB_Pads_2.0, whole genome shotgun sequence DNA region includes the following protein-coding sequences:
- the LOC140334143 gene encoding proteinase-activated receptor 1-like isoform X1; this encodes MAPSTSSMLGGKRNSRMMRDRIKRRSGVIEGSAGKKGNNSFDPKTFFIPEGFDDEFEEFPEDAIDNLDDFADDTVDASGEESGSEPTLPRTRSIVKEGRNNVTKQVHLYLTSPFLTRFVPSVYTLVFIVALPLNVMAVIIFLFKMKVRKPAIVYMLNLAVADVLFVSLLPFNIAYRFAGNDWYFGPGMCRFVTVAFYFNMYCSILLMTSISVDRFLAVVYPMHSLSWRTMSRAWMVCILIWIVSIASSTPLFMIEQTKHIALLGITTCHDVQDLKDLRGFYLYYFTTFIMVFFVLPLIITTICYISIICTLSSSSIENSCKKTRALILAIVVLCVFIICFGPSNILFLIHYLYFSHGDNQCLYFVYIVCACISSVNCCLDPIIYYYGSSQCQKYLYSLVCCKKLDDPISSSAHLMSNASKNETGVSTAKNSVYRKLLT
- the LOC140334143 gene encoding proteinase-activated receptor 1-like isoform X2 produces the protein MGYTRISVLCLLGLLAVLGAVQCKPHNRGNNSFDPKTFFIPEGFDDEFEEFPEDAIDNLDDFADDTVDASGEESGSEPTLPRTRSIVKEGRNNVTKQVHLYLTSPFLTRFVPSVYTLVFIVALPLNVMAVIIFLFKMKVRKPAIVYMLNLAVADVLFVSLLPFNIAYRFAGNDWYFGPGMCRFVTVAFYFNMYCSILLMTSISVDRFLAVVYPMHSLSWRTMSRAWMVCILIWIVSIASSTPLFMIEQTKHIALLGITTCHDVQDLKDLRGFYLYYFTTFIMVFFVLPLIITTICYISIICTLSSSSIENSCKKTRALILAIVVLCVFIICFGPSNILFLIHYLYFSHGDNQCLYFVYIVCACISSVNCCLDPIIYYYGSSQCQKYLYSLVCCKKLDDPISSSAHLMSNASKNETGVSTAKNSVYRKLLT